DNA from Krasilnikovia cinnamomea:
CGCCCGCAACCTCGTCGTCGGCACCGGGCTGCGGCCCCGCATGCCCGAGGGCGTCGAGCGCACCGACCGGATCTGGCACAGCAGCGACCTGCTGCACAACGTGGACGGACTGCGCGACAGCGCGCCCCGCCGGCTGGTCGTCGTGGGCGCCGGGCAGTCCGCCGCCGAGGTCACCGCGTACCTGCACCGCGAGTTCCCCAACGCCGAGGTCTGCGCGGTCTTCTCCCGGTACGGGTACTCGCCCGCCGACGACAGCGCCTTCGCCAACCGGATCTTCGACCCGGCGGCCGTGGACGACTACTACACCGCGCCGGAGCACACCAAGCAGCGGCTCATGGACGTGCACGGCAACACGAACTACTCCGTGGTGGACATCGACCTCATCGACGAGCTGTACCGGCGCGAGTACCAGGAGAAGGTGCTCGGGCAGCAACGGCTGCGGCTGCTCAACGTCACCCGGATGCGCGGCGTCACCGAAACGGGTGCGGGCGTCGAGGTGACCGTCGAGTCCCTGGTCACCGGCGAGCGGCGCACCCTGGCCGCCGACGCGCTGATCTGCGCCACCGGATACGACAACGCCGATCCGTACGCGCTGCTCGGGCCGGTCGCCGACCTGTGCCTGCGCGACGAGCGCGGCCGCCCCCGGGTCACCCGCGACTACCGGGCCGTGACCGCTCCCGAGCTGCGCTGCGGCATCTATCTGCAGGGCGGCACCGAACACACGCACGGGATCACCTCAGCGCTGCTGTCCAACACCGCCGTGCGGGTCGGGGAGGTGCTCGGCTCCATCGTGGCCCACCGGGCGGCCCCGGCCCTCGCGGTCGCCTGACCCGACCCTCCCCACCCGGGCGGCAGCGCCCGGCGTTCTCCCATGGAAGGAATCCCATGTCCCATAGCCTCCGCGTCCGCCTCGGGGCGGCCGTGACCGCCCTGGCGGCGGGCCTCGCGCTGGCCGCCTGCGGCACGGACGCCAAGCCCACCACCGGGGCCAGCGCCCCGGCCGGGGCGGCGTTCCCGGTCCAGCTCACCCACAAGTACGGCAGCACCGAGATCAAGGCGGCGCCGCAGCGGGTGGTCACCCTCGGGCTCAGCGACGCCGACGCCGTCCTCGCGCTGGGCGTCAAGCCGGTCGGCGTCGTGGACTGGTTCGAGGAGAAGCCGTACGGCAAGTGGCCGTGGGCCCAGCCCGCGTGGG
Protein-coding regions in this window:
- a CDS encoding lysine N(6)-hydroxylase/L-ornithine N(5)-oxygenase family protein — encoded protein: MSQPLPSGSPVFDLLGVGFGPSNLALAIAVAEHNGGAPDEAPIHARFLERQAGFGWHRGMLIDDATMQVSFLKDLVTLRNPGSDYTFVRYLHEQGRLVDFINHKTLYPLRVEFHDYFAWAAARVADQVSYDTEVVSVRPVSVDGEVDTLEVVSRSGGDLVTHRARNLVVGTGLRPRMPEGVERTDRIWHSSDLLHNVDGLRDSAPRRLVVVGAGQSAAEVTAYLHREFPNAEVCAVFSRYGYSPADDSAFANRIFDPAAVDDYYTAPEHTKQRLMDVHGNTNYSVVDIDLIDELYRREYQEKVLGQQRLRLLNVTRMRGVTETGAGVEVTVESLVTGERRTLAADALICATGYDNADPYALLGPVADLCLRDERGRPRVTRDYRAVTAPELRCGIYLQGGTEHTHGITSALLSNTAVRVGEVLGSIVAHRAAPALAVA